The sequence TAAAAGGAAACACAACACATTGATAGGAcagaatattttatttttgctaTGGTTTACTTGTATCACTGAATCCATTCTGAGGTAAATGTTACAAAACTGTATTTAGGGCAAGTTTCTCTTAATTGGCACTGGATAAGCATGACTTGGAAAACCAATGACTATAATGCTCACATAATTGTTATGCTCCAACAGCACCAAATGGTTGACCACGGACCAGGTTGACAGACAGCATTGAAAAGTCTACACAAGCAATCTGAACCTGCGACGTTCAGAACACAGCATAACAcggctctccctctgtctctcaccccccGTCTCACCATCTCCTCTGCAACTTCTGACAACAATGATGATCTTTTTTTAAAGTGACTGGTTCACAGAGCTAGCACAAGGATTGTTAAGGGGAGTGTGGTTGGGAATGGTGGGTGGTTTGGGGttaggtttggggggggggggggcggggggtcttCTTTAGAAAGTCTCCCTCGATCAGTGGCGAACGtcctgctgctcttcctcctcatcctccagctCGTCCTCTTCGTACTCGCCCATCTCGTCGGCCGTGGCGTCCTGGTACTGCTGGTACTCGGACACCAGGTCGTTCATGTTGCTCTCCGCCTCGGTGAACTCCATCTCGTCCATGCCCTCGCCCGTgtaccagtggaggaaggcctTGCGGCGGAACATGGCGGTGAACTGCTCGGAGATCCTGCGGAACAGCTCCTGGATGGCCGTGCTGTTTCCGATGAAGGTGGCCGACATCTTGAGTCCCCGTGGCGGGATGTCGCACACGGCCGTCTTCACGTTGTTGGGGATCCACTCCACGAAGTAGCTGCTGTTCTTGTTCTGCACGCTCAGCATCTGCTCGTCCACCTCCTTCATGGACATGCGACCGCGGAAGATGGCCGCCACGGTCAGGTAGCGTCCGTGGCGGGGGTCGCACGCCGCCATCATGTTCTTGGCGTCGAACATCTGCTGCGTGAGCTCGGGCACGGACAGGGCGCGGTACTGCTGGCTGCCTCGGCTGGTGAGCGGGGCGAAGCCGGGCATGAAGAAGTGCAGGCGGGGGAAAGGCACCATGTTGACGGCCAGCTTGCGGAGGTCGGCGTTGAGCTGCCCGGGGAAGCGCAGGCAGGTGGTGACGCCGCTCATGGTGGCCGACACCAGGTGGTTGAGGTCTCCGTAGGTGGGCGTGGTCAGCTTGAGCGTGCGGAAGCAGATGTCGTAGAGGGCCTCGTTGTCGATGCTGAAGGTCTCGTCGGTGTTCTCCACCAGCTGGTGCACGGAGAGCGTGGCGTTGTAGGGCTCCACCACCGTGTCGGACACCTTGGGCGAGGGCATGACGCTGAAGGTCACCATGATGCGGTCGGGGTACTCCTCGCGGATCTTGCTGATGAGCAGGGTGCCCAGGCCGGAGCCCGTTCCCCCGCCCAGGGAGTGTGTGAGCTGGAAGCCCTGCAGGCAGTCGCAGTTCTCAGACTCCTTCCTCACCACGTCCAGGACGGAGTCCACCAGTTCAGCACCCTCCGTGTAGTGGCCCTTGGCCCAGTTGTTTCCTGCTCCACTCTGACCTGTGATACAGGAAATGGGGAGTCAGGAGTTGGATCATATTTGGCAAACCACAAGAATGTTTAAAGTTCTTTCATTTGTTGATTAATGCTGGTAACGTTCAGTGTCATAATAAAGTGCTTGTGTCGAAAGCCCCTATTATACGGTAAGACCACTAAATATCCTTGTTTGTTGAAGAGCTGTGTGCACCCACTAACCATATATCCAAAGGGAAGATACATTCTTGCTGTGAAAAAACTAAGTGGGAGTGTGTACATTTGGGGAGTCACTGTGTTGCATACTTGGGAGAGTATATCATTAGCACTCAGCAGCACTGCAGCATTCTATCTTTTTTGGCTGAGTCACCGCAAGAGCTTCCCGAGCCTAACACAGTTCAGCCCCTGCATCCACACACTGGCATATTCGCTGAGAACGCACGCAAGGGGAATCTTCATCACTGTCGAGTAAAAATAGGCTCAGATTTAGAGCCTAGCCTCTTATGTGACAGCctcctacacagacacacaaggacaAATGCAAAGTGAAGGAATAACTCACCAAAGACAAAGTTGTCGGGTCGAAAGAGCTGTCCAAAGGGACCGGATCGCACTGAGTCCATGGTGCCTGGTTCCAAATCCACCAGGATCGCACGGGGGACAAATTTGCTGCCTTGAGAGTAAAACAGGAGAGAGGTTTAGACGGGGTGGGAAGTGATTGAACGATGGACTGATCGATGATTACGAAATGGTTCTAAGGATGAGCACAATATCAAGTAATAGCAGTATATATGTACGTAATAGTTATCCAAAACGAAGAAATCTATTATCatcatttgtttaatggttATATAATGTTTCATATAATGCTAACTGTTCAAGCAAACATGATAACAGAAACGAAGATAGAAATCCTGTGTTTCATGCTTGAATGTCCCAAACATCTATCTGCCTTTAAATCTTCCTGACCGAACTGCGACACACCCAATATTGTGGAAGGATCGCTTGAATGCTTTTTATAGAACCACCACTGCCACATCGTTTGCCACACCCTTTCTCAAGCCCCCGTCCATCCCCAAACCGCTCCCACTCCCTCTATCTCGCTGTCTCTGttgctctgtctctttctctctgtctggctctctctctgagctgtctctatctatctgtctggctctctctgagctgtctctatctctctgtctgtctccctctctgatctGTCTTGCATGCCCATTGCTGCACTTTCCGTTCTTTGTAAAGGTGGTACTGCTGCTAAAATGCTCACTTTGCAAAAGAGGCATTTAAGCAATGCAACAAGGCAACCTCTTCACAGACGGGGCCCATATTTCTCATCATCTGTTGGCGCTTTGGTATCATTTGGATATTGGCAAGCTGTCAAGCATCCTACTAAGGGTTTACAGAGGTTACAGTTTGGTTTCCATGCTTGGTTCTGCATACTGATTTAGGCACTGTAACCTATACTGCCGAAAAGGCCACTGAACAAGCTACCAACGACAACACTGGGATTATGGCCATAAACCATCATTGACGTTTCCAAATACGTAATCAGAGTGATATGAACTCTGAGATACTGTGGCGCAGCTTTGCAGAAATAGACTGCTGATTCATGGATACCTAGTAGCATTATCCACCCCCTGAGAGCAgtagaaaagacagacagacagacagacagacagacagacagacagacagacagacagaggcaagCACACGTtaggggaggcggggggaggaggaggagggaatggGCTCTAGAAGGAAAGAGTGAGAAGCAGAGAACAGTGAGTTcccaggtggtgctggtgctgtccTCATTTCCCCCTGTCCAACCGTGACCTACTTCCCTCACGCAGCTCCACTAGAGAAGGGCATACAGTGTGCCATTTAAATGAGCTCTGCAGTTTTGCCTGCTGCAGGATCATGAGGCAATAAACAACAacggccgagggggggggggggggtttctgcATGGGAACACGATTATTTGCAACCAGATCTGTTTGAAAAAAGTTGAGAAGGTTTACCTGACGCCTCATTATAGTAGACGTTTATTCGCTCGAGCTGCAGGTCGCTGTCACCTTGGTAGCTACCAGTAGGGTCGATGCCGTGTTCGTCACTTATAACTTCCCAGAACTAAATGTGATATAAAAATATAGCCAAACTTAGAAGCCGCAATATCTTATTTATTAACACCTGACGTTAATAGCAGACACGGGATTGCAATGCGCATGTTGCATAGCGATGATGCGTCGGATTAGGGCTAAAGGTACTGGACAAGGCCTGAGAGACGTTGCGCAGTTAGGGGACAAATGCGGTACAGTGGGGGGCACCGCCGCCTTGCAGCAAAACCCAAACCCAATGCACTGCACCCACCAATGTGGATGTTCAAAAACACTTAAGGTAAACTATAATTGTGTTTCTCCAAAAATACAAGCAAATAAATTCACCAGGAACTGTTTTCCGATATCACATATCAGATCGGGTTGTAGCATCATTATCGTACAAATAACGAATAGCAGGTGTTTAATTTTAAACATTCATAGAGGCTTCTTTTTCCTTGACCAAAGAAAATAACTCTACAAAGTGCGTGCTGCCCTTACCTTCGCCCCGATCTGATTTCCGCACTGGCCTGCCTGGATGTGGACGATTTCCCTCATGGTTGCGTTTTGGTGGTGGTTGTCTTTGCTCGTCTCAGCTTCCTCGATGTCCAGTCTTCGGCGAGGCACTGTGTTTGATCACTCTCCTGCACTTGCTACATCCGATGATGAAGCGATGGAACCGGCGAGGTGATAAGCGTGCTGCCGGTGACATCACGCCGGCGCAGCATCACAACATCCATTTTCAGCCAATGGGAGGGCAGCGGTTTGATGCAGTGGACCAGAGGATGCTGCATCATCCACGAGTGTGGCCTGACATTACTCTGTTCGAGATTAAGAGAGCTGACTGCTTCTACAATCAGTGAGGTAATATATTTGTATTGGCATAAATAATCGAGCATATTATCGAATGGAAttatattcaacatatttgTTTTAGGAGAACAGTGTTGCAGGCAAAACAGTCGTAAGCAGGGAACCATCTTTGCGATTTCATGAACAAAAACTGTTGATTCATAGTGATTCTGATGGGAGGGCCAGGGAAACTAAATACTGAGAGGCTTGATCACTTTGTTTGTGCTGTTTTGTCTGACTTTAACATTATTATACAAGAGAGTACGTTGTCTGTAGATGACTCCCtgttaatcatttacattacTGTCTAACTTTCAAAATTAAAGAGAGAGTGTTAAAGTCCTAGAGAAATCAAAGCTATGATCTTTAATCATGTTAAGCAGTTACATTTCATCTAACAATTTTTATACTCCAAACTAGATTATAAAAAATGACGGCTTCATTTTCTAAATACCGTCTGTTTCCAACTAATTCAGTCTTAACCATTTTCTCTACCCCAATGAGATTTGTCATTTAAGAGGAACTGACACAGAGCTGAGTCAATGGGGGTAGGGTGGGGCTATAATAAACCGCAAAACACACACCTTGTTAGATTCCTTATCTAGTAACTAGGCAatcatacactgattaacctctGTACCGTTTTCGGTGGATCTTCACTATCACACAACATTTGATGGGGCATTTCTTTCAATCATTGAGACAGGGGCATGCAGCTCAAAGTCTTTCATTTTATGCTGACTCATTTTTGGAATCCCAtccaaaacaataataataataaaaatgttttttacGGTGCTTACTGTGGAATATTTGTGGTAGTATTCTGCATTACTACATTGTGTTGCGTTgcattttaataaatgtaaatcTGTGTGGAGTGCGTGTGCACAGCTGAAAGCTGGTTCAAGCAGCCCCACCCAATCCAACCTGCAGATTTGATCTCTGGCACTGGGTGAGGCCTCACACCTGTGTACAAAGGGTAATCACCGCACGATTAACCATACATCAATCCACAAACTTGGGAAGCAAGCACTGACATGGCAGCACTTGAACCCCCGCTCAACCTGTAACAATAACATGTTGCCAACCTGCTGACAATCCCCTGGTGTTTAGCGACTACCTGTGTCTTCTAGGAGAGTCCATCAAAGCCATTTAGGTGGACGGTTGTGTTGCAGGGTCAACTGCAGCACCGATGCCCACCCACCGTGGGTGGGACACTGCCATGGTGACAGACAGCTACCTGCCTCCCAgcaccacccctctctctcccccagcagcagccatcACCAGGAGCAGCTATCAGCAGCGATAGCATTCATCAGCAGCTATAGCGGGCCAGGGCCTACCGCACTTCAGCTGTCAGCCAGCACTGCAGCCTAAGGCCCCATGctccaggagagagacaggaagaaccTCATCGGAAAGAGAGCTCCCACATGCCAGCCTTGACAACTCGACAGCTTGTTATTAACGTATTACAGCTAGACGTAATCATGGCATTTCATAATGCTGCTCTACCTTATTAAATAGAGGATTTGATTGGTTTTGACTGATGGTATACTCTATAACCCGATGCCCCTCTTCATTTAAATGTGATAAAACCATTAAAACACATACTTTGTAAATAGCTGTATACATTGCTATGTTACTTTATTTGTATACTTTCGTTGTTCGCTTTGTACTTTTGCATCTACTCTAACAAGTGTAAGTGTAGTCTGATTCTGAAGACAAAGGGTCTTGACACACGGAAATCCATGGTTGATCAATAAATAGTGGTTTATTTGAACAACATATGGCTTATTTACAAGTGCATTATTGatgttaaaacaaataaaacattcaaattaaataaatcagAAAGTGTATTGGTACAATCCAtgtatttttttagttttttctacATTCATTATAATCTCCATACAATAGAGATTTTGAGCCAGAAGCAAGATCTTAGAAGCAAAAATAATGTCTTCATCGGGGATTTATGCAGTTGAGATTCTTGCTTTCCAGGTTGAAGACATTTACGATCAATCTTTTCTTGTTAACAGTCAAAAAAGGTAATTTGTACTTAAACATACAGTAGAGTGACACGTCGTTTAGTGGGTTTAGCAACGTTTCCATCGTTTTTTCTTACGTTCTTGTTGGGTACTAAAATAAGTACACACATTGGCAACCCTAATCCATCAGTGGATTATCAGGTTTCAATGATTGGATTATTGGCTGGGCTTCTGCATTGCAAAGATGACTTCCAAAACGTGCCTTTTGTTCCTTCAgtggtttatttttcattatggCTGTGAAAAAAAACTATATTCTAATTAAAAAGGAAATCCAGTGCTAAGGTTTCAATGGACGTAAAGAAAAATATCTACGCAGAATGTGATTCTTCcaaaaccccctcccccccccccatttcttCAACAGCTTTTAAGGCAAGCCAAAGTATAGATAACATTTTTGTGCTTTAATGCATGGCAATGGCATTCAATTCTACATGGATCTCTCAAAAGTGTTATGATCGTATTTTCCAATCTAAACCAGGGTGACAAACACCATATAGTCCAGCTGTATGTGTGGATGTCTATCATAGGACAAAACAACGACAATAGGTACCAGGTAGGCTGAGTCAGTTCATATCATAGTAAGGTATATATACGAGcaccccccccgacacacacatactacacacacacacacacacacacacacacacacacacacacacacacacaccacctgacACATCAGTGTGAAGAGTTTCTCCTTGGTTACTTACAGACACACGTCAGCCAAGAAGTTAGAAGCAGGAACATAAACTGAGCAGTTTTCTCTTCCAACGTGGGACATAGGTGCTCAGAGATTACTTGttcccccctcatccctccaccCCCAAAAAGATAAATGACTTGCAATACAATGTTACTGTAAAAGACTGGGTTTATCACATTGGAAATGACAAGACATCGTTCATTTGGCTCTAGAATCGTACAGTACAAATAGTGTTTACTATGATGAGGAACGCTGTAAACGGTGGTCTATCTACAATCATATCTAGTTGGCTAGGTGAGAGTTACAATCGCCTCAATGCATCCGACGTGGATAAGAATCAAGTGTAATGCTGTCCACATGTTGTGTTCTGAAATGAACGCGGCAATATACATGGCGGAACTATCCAATCAATTCAGTGTACTTGAGTCTTTTGATGCAAAAATGTTAATAGTATTATGTTTTCATGGCGAAATGAACCAATGGACTAGGCTTTTGTTCCAAACTGTGAGGATCACAAACAGACCAATGGTGTTGCAGCTTACGGAAgtgaaaaaactaaaatgaaattgtgactggggggggggggggggggggggggggacagacgatGACTTTTAATGAAGCAATTTGTTGCAATGGCATTAACTGTATTTTCACTAATGGTCCATTGAACATTGTTTGGTTATTTTCATCATATTTAAGGTTCTTGTTTTTACGTTGATTTTGTTGACTTTTACTTTTTTCAATCATGCTTTGTCCCCATGTGCAAAGCATAAGGTGCCACtaaacatccacacaaacatagTCTGAATGCCTCATAGCTTTGTACAATAATGGCACACACCACGGGAGATTATGCTCCAAAGAATTGAATCAAGCACAACACCTAAGTATGCATTTGCTcacaacaatatatttttttgaataaaaaaaaaaaaaaaaaagtaagattTGCCTTCCAGAGGATTTATTGACTGGGAGcgattgcaaaaaaaacaaactaaaagcCCTCCAAACTCATCCTTTCAAACCGTTATTCTCATTTTACGTTACCTAGGAAGTCTTCATTGTGTCATAATACAAAGTTCTGTCTGTTGTGGGCCTTTTTTGGCCTTTCTCGTTGCCCAACATTGTCCTCCACAACAAAGAGTACAATTACATTCAGGATTTTGTAATTCATAATAACATCTTCTTATACTTATTGATTGGCACAGtccattttttatatttttttggtcAGATTAGcgtttggtgtttgtttttttgttgtcaaATGTCCAATTCGGAGCATTTGTTTAGTTTTATCAGGACAAAAATATCgtaacatttacattaacatttcattttttttccttttatccCTCAATGTAGCCCCGACAATTTTTACACAAATATGCTGAGTGGACACGTCATTAGAACAAAAGTATCAGTGATTTTCTTcatattttttggggggttgtGGTGGGGTAGAAGTGGTTAATCGCAATCCCACCAGATACCCCTACTCAGCAGTATCCAGTTATTTTCTAAGTCTTTAAAACGACAGACAGTGATTCTCATTGATTTTCATGTAGTTCATGGGCTGGTGATATCAGCATTGCAAAACGTTTACCGTCACGATCACTGCACAGCCTCTCAGCAACTGCAACCCCACTTGCATCGTCTCCGTTCACTGGCTGAATGCCGTGAGGGTGAAGAGTAACAAAAGTGCACCACCTGTTTACCGACTCCGTCACTGGGCTTCTCCAGAAGTCTTCGTTGGGCGGCCTGTAGCCCGCAGCAGTGCGGTGAACTCCCTACCTCGCCTCACGCCCCCACTGAGTCGCCCTCTGACTGTTTccacccaacaccccccccttcTTCCTGTCCAGACATTCTCTTCCAACcgaaaacaggaagtgaacaTTCTTCCTGTTTTGGAACACTGCCTCATGGGAAACCTCACGACGACAGCTCACCGTTCAAGGTGTTGTTCTCTGTGCTGCCAGAGTCCCTAAGGGGGAGGGCCCCCAAGTCAATAGGGGAGGAGACAGTGCATTCAATTTGAGggacaggctcctcctccttctcctcctcctcctcctcctccttctccttcttcatctcctccgCTGTGGAAGGCTGTTCTGCCGTCTCAGCTACGGCCGGGTCCACGCTGTGAGGGTCTGGCAGGAGGCCCGGCGAGGGCCCCGCGGGCCCCTGGCACGTGACAGTCGCGACATCGGCCGGCTCCGGAGGCGACGCGTGGACGATGTCCGTGATGGGGAGGACCACCGGTGGCGACGGAACGGGGGCGAAGGggtcggagggagggggggcgggggcgtcCGCTGGCGGGGCGGGGTGGGCCTCGATgggcggagagggaggtgggggggggggcgtgcaggtaagaggaggaggggggggaggaggggagggaggaggggagaggggaggaggtccgTCATGAATGGCCTCCatgtaagaaggaggaggagaaggaggaggaggaggaggaggaggagtggactCCAACGGCGGGGGTTGGACAGAGTCTATTGGAGGCGGCGGTGTGGGGGAGTCTCTcgttgggaggggggaggaggaggtgggaggaggagggagggagattggTGCGGGTGGGAGTTCGGGCTCCTCCGCCGGTAGGCAATCTGCCTCGACGAGGGGGTCGGTTGGGCCCTCCGCGGGTTGTGGATCCGCGGCACCGGGTACCAGGGCCTCacggtgggggggcggggagggagcaggagtaggggaagggggaggaggaggagaggcagcagGAGCTGGGGGAGAGGCAGAGCGCGGAGGAGAACGGCGGTCGTGCATCGGCGGAgcggggccggcggcggcggcttcgGGGCCGGCCTCTGGTAGCAGCGTGGGCCTGGGGtgtaggggggctgggggccctCGGACCAGAGTGACAGGGGGCCCCAACGGGGAGCCGAGCCGGGGCTGGGCagcagcgggggggggcggggggctgcagTCCCCCGGGAGGGGCGACGGGGGGCCGCGGGCGTCCACCGGCGACGGGGGGCCGGGCTTcaggacggggacggggggcgaCCCGGCCCGGGGGCCGTGCGAGGGGTCCACCTTGCCGTTCAGCTGGGTGATGACCGTGATGTCCGACGGCTTGACGCCGTCCCCGGGGTCTCCGGCGCCGGACAGCAGGGGGTCGGTGACGCAGGGCTTCTTTCGCAGCGGCGTGGAGGACAGCCGCTGGTCCTGGCCGGGGCGCACGACGCTCCCTTTGTCCAGCGAGGAGGAGGCCAGCGGCGTCATGGGCAGGGAGCAGTAGGAGTGGCCGTTGGGGTCCCTGCCGTCCGCCTTGCCAGGGTGCACCTCCATGGCGACCAGGTTGCTGACGGACGGCGCCGCCGCCAGGTCCACGGCCGACGAGGCGGTGGAGTCCAGGGTGGAGACCACGGTGGCGGGCGCCTTGTGCGGCGGGGGCGTGTCGTGCACCCGGATGTAGTCCCTGCTGCCCTGGGACGCGCccagcaggtggtgctgttCCCCGGGTTTCCTGGGCGGCGGCAGCAGGGGCTGGCGCGTGTAGCAGTCGCCGTCGGCCAGCGTCTCGGGGAGGGGCTGGAAGCGCGTCTCGGGCAGCAGCAGGATGCAGATGATGCAGATGAGGGTGCAGCAGGCGAAGATAATGTGGTGGAGGAAGTAGCCCTTCTGGTTGTGGAGCTCCATGATCGGCGCGGTGAGCATGCCGAAGCCTGCGCTGGCCAGGACCAGGCCCACACCTCCGCCCCTAGGAGTAGGGAAATACAAGGTGGTTACAAGGGCCTGACATGCGGCTGGAAGGTTATGCTCTCATGTTTGACATGAAGGGGTTGCTAGGACACGCTGACTATGAAAAGAAGTGGAAGCGATTGAACAAAGGCAGAAACCAGCTCATTGCTCATGGGGAATGCTCTCGATTTGTTTGAACGCTGAAACAAATCACTGCCATTTTGTCCTGCAGCAGTAGAGAGTGCTGCAGCACTATAtaatcctcctccttcctttgcAGTCGGAATTAATCCCAACCGCAGTGGCTACTTCTAACCAGCAGGGGGCTTCCAAACTTACATAACATGCTGGGTCATAGATCCtcaagaaggagagggggaattTGTGGAAGACATGCTGATAGAATTACATCAGCCCGTTCGACTTGTCTGAGGCGGTTCGCGTTTAAAAAGTTGTCAGCTTTCCAACAAGCATAACTTTTATCGGTTGCGTAGCAATAGGGGAAAGCAGAAGTGCGTCACGCATACGCAATAATGAAGGAGTCAGTGCACCCATGCATTATGAGCATGCCCGTAACATGAGACAATGAATATACAGTGTATGTACCGTGTATAGCTGTTCATTGCATTATCAGCGAAGAAAGCCAAAAAACAGAAACATCTCAAACAAGATAATAGTCACAAAAAAATTCTACAATCTAGTTACCATATAATCTCTAGAAGGTCAGTGCAACCTTGTATTTAAAAGCACACTGTGTATATTTCCCCATGCATTATCAGTGGACACCATGACGAAACCAAAACGTCTGAACCAAGATTATATTGAACAAAGACACAATTCTGTAAAACAATCCAGCCATTgttccccccccagccccccccccccccccccccccccccccacaggatGGTACGTTCCGAGTGTGTGCTGGGATTACCTGATGA is a genomic window of Gadus morhua chromosome 8, gadMor3.0, whole genome shotgun sequence containing:
- the LOC115548721 gene encoding tubulin beta-2A chain, with translation MREIVHIQAGQCGNQIGAKFWEVISDEHGIDPTGSYQGDSDLQLERINVYYNEASGSKFVPRAILVDLEPGTMDSVRSGPFGQLFRPDNFVFGQSGAGNNWAKGHYTEGAELVDSVLDVVRKESENCDCLQGFQLTHSLGGGTGSGLGTLLISKIREEYPDRIMVTFSVMPSPKVSDTVVEPYNATLSVHQLVENTDETFSIDNEALYDICFRTLKLTTPTYGDLNHLVSATMSGVTTCLRFPGQLNADLRKLAVNMVPFPRLHFFMPGFAPLTSRGSQQYRALSVPELTQQMFDAKNMMAACDPRHGRYLTVAAIFRGRMSMKEVDEQMLSVQNKNSSYFVEWIPNNVKTAVCDIPPRGLKMSATFIGNSTAIQELFRRISEQFTAMFRRKAFLHWYTGEGMDEMEFTEAESNMNDLVSEYQQYQDATADEMGEYEEDELEDEEEEQQDVRH
- the LOC115548720 gene encoding solute carrier family 22 member 23, translated to MSETAMAGVQLETEPEDDHQQPENGFVSPEATATPGLLTRIDGCVLPFLGGFGKYQRQLIVLTWIPALFIGFSQYSDNFLLAQPNITCVVPVANTTNLSKSHSALFQGPHNSSRSSTRSSFIYANGSYGTRNDSSSMQCHCTEWTFELQTGLVRNVVTKWGLVCNSAWKVHIAKFSLLVGSIFGYLVFGVLADWFGRHPVLIISVLFMLVFGLTVAFSVNVPMFSTLRFFEGFCLAGITLSLFVLRLELCLPDWRFSMTMVASFVVLGGQLLMPGVAYLCRDWQVLQAVIICPLLLMLSYIWIFPESLRWLLATQQYSRSKWIMGHIIKKNQVNTEQDSEQVLQELQGALQKKPKKTCIVKMVGTRNLWKNIVVLCVNSLTGYGIHHCFARSMMDHEAHETTMFHNFYADYYTMAGIAVASCMALCPAVGLMGRRGGLLMFMIITALASLLQLGLLNLLGKYSVQLNIVRSESLNRNFSIAFSIIGMFSSHAVSNLSIFFCAEITPTVIRGGGVGLVLASAGFGMLTAPIMELHNQKGYFLHHIIFACCTLICIICILLLPETRFQPLPETLADGDCYTRQPLLPPPRKPGEQHHLLGASQGSRDYIRVHDTPPPHKAPATVVSTLDSTASSAVDLAAAPSVSNLVAMEVHPGKADGRDPNGHSYCSLPMTPLASSSLDKGSVVRPGQDQRLSSTPLRKKPCVTDPLLSGAGDPGDGVKPSDITVITQLNGKVDPSHGPRAGSPPVPVLKPGPPSPVDARGPPSPLPGDCSPPPPPAAAQPRLGSPLGPPVTLVRGPPAPLHPRPTLLPEAGPEAAAAGPAPPMHDRRSPPRSASPPAPAASPPPPPSPTPAPSPPPHREALVPGAADPQPAEGPTDPLVEADCLPAEEPELPPAPISLPPPPTSSSPLPTRDSPTPPPPIDSVQPPPLESTPPPPPPPPSPPPSYMEAIHDGPPPLSPPPSPPPPPPPLTCTPPPPPPSPPIEAHPAPPADAPAPPPSDPFAPVPSPPVVLPITDIVHASPPEPADVATVTCQGPAGPSPGLLPDPHSVDPAVAETAEQPSTAEEMKKEKEEEEEEEKEEEPVPQIECTVSSPIDLGALPLRDSGSTENNTLNGELSS